DNA from Chitinophaga pendula:
TTCCCAGGCGGGGATCACTTCTTGTGTATGACAGAACCTGCATTCTCTGGCAGAAAGGGGATGTGTCCCTTTTAGCTTTGATTGGAGGTATTCCTTTCCAAAATGTAAAACACGCTCATATTGCGTATCCGCAGCTACTATGATATTGAAATGCATATAGCCTCCTTGTTTCTTTTGCGCATACGCATCAAAAATAGCAACCTCCATAAACACTAGTTTTGTGAAGTCATTCACCTGTTGGGGAAAGGACGGTTAATATAGAATTGAAAATTTCCGTTTAACTACTAACAAAAAATATGGTTAATAGTTCATTCCAGGTGTGAGTTCATCACAAATATTAGTGGCCTCCGGAAGACACGAATTTTAAACCGATGATAGAACCGATAAGCATCATCAGGAAGAATATGCGCCAAACGGCTGCGGGCTCTTTAAATAGTAAGATACCTGCGATTACAGTACCTGCAGCACCTATCCCTGTCCATACCGCATAGGCAGTACCCATGGGTATGCCACCGGTAATAGCTTTATTCAGAAGAAAGAAACTTAAGGATATACACGCTACAAACGCAAGAGAAGGCCAAAGGCGGGAGAAGTTTTCAGAATACTTAAGAGAAATGGTGAAGCCAATCTCAAATAAACCGCCAAGCACTAAGAATAACCATGCCATAATGATTAATTTTTAGACAATTAGAAATAATATGCAGTAAAAATGTAGAGGAAAATTAACGGGAGTAATGGGTATAAAAAAGAGGAACAGTATACCCTTACGGCTTATCAGAGGCCGTAATTAAATATTGCATAAACAACCAAAATCTGACGTATCGGATATCGTCGCATGGCGCAAATGTAAGAAAAAACGGGGAGATTGGCGGCTAACTATACTTGTGCGTCTTCTTCGAATTGTTGGACAAAGCGGTAGATATTAAAGGAGGTTAATTCGCTGTACTGAGCGATCTGTTGTTGCAACTGGTATTTGCTGAGGTTTTTCATCCGGCGATGTTGTATCAGCTGATAGGCCTTTTCAGCAAGGAGAAGTGTATGTCGTTCCCTGTTATGAGTAATGAGTTGTTGGTGCTGTTGTATATGGTCTATGACTTCTTCAATGCCTTCCTGCCGGGTGGCAATCGTTTTGATCACTGGTATTTGCCAGTTCTCATTCATGCGGCTATGGGCTAACAATCGTAGATTTTTAACAAAATCATTAGCATTGTCGCGATCTGCTTTATTCACAACGAAAATGTCGGCGATCTCCATAAGTCCCGCTTTCATTGTTTGAATTTCGTCACCAGCTTCTGGCACTACGGTAACGATAGTGGTGTCAGCGATCCCGGCGATTTCTACTTCACTCTGTCCTACCCCTACTGTTTCAATAAAGAGATAATCGAAACCGGCCCCTTTTACCAGATCACAGACTTCTATGATCTTCGCGCTAAGTCCACCCAACGCTCCCCTGCTGGCAAGTGAACGGATGTATACATTAGGATCATTGAAATGTTGATTCATACGTATACGGTCGCCCAGCAGCGCACCAAAATTGAAGGGGGAGGAAGGATCGATGGCTATGATGGCAATTTTCTGTTGCCGGTGTAGCAGAGCAGCAATCAGTGCATTTACCAGGGTACTCTTACCTGCACCCG
Protein-coding regions in this window:
- a CDS encoding DUF2024 family protein; the encoded protein is MEVAIFDAYAQKKQGGYMHFNIIVAADTQYERVLHFGKEYLQSKLKGTHPLSARECRFCHTQEVIPAWEKAILQYGYYIYEKKNFA
- a CDS encoding DMT family transporter encodes the protein MAWLFLVLGGLFEIGFTISLKYSENFSRLWPSLAFVACISLSFFLLNKAITGGIPMGTAYAVWTGIGAAGTVIAGILLFKEPAAVWRIFFLMMLIGSIIGLKFVSSGGH
- the meaB gene encoding methylmalonyl Co-A mutase-associated GTPase MeaB, whose amino-acid sequence is MEYQQYLTGLTKGDIRALARCISLVENEAQGYEQLLTHLPASGTTRVIGVTGPPGAGKSTLVNALIAALLHRQQKIAIIAIDPSSPFNFGALLGDRIRMNQHFNDPNVYIRSLASRGALGGLSAKIIEVCDLVKGAGFDYLFIETVGVGQSEVEIAGIADTTIVTVVPEAGDEIQTMKAGLMEIADIFVVNKADRDNANDFVKNLRLLAHSRMNENWQIPVIKTIATRQEGIEEVIDHIQQHQQLITHNRERHTLLLAEKAYQLIQHRRMKNLSKYQLQQQIAQYSELTSFNIYRFVQQFEEDAQV